The following are encoded in a window of Lacinutrix sp. WUR7 genomic DNA:
- the cyoE gene encoding heme o synthase, protein MSTTATSTVQHSIISDFKEITKMRLALSVVFSSLAGYLLGVDTVDYKTLILLAFGGYFMVGASNAFNQIIEKDLDALMDRTKDRPVAAGRMSVNTAFAIASIFTVLGIVILYIINPQTAMFGAISIFLYACVYTPLKTKTPLSVFVGAIPGAIPFMLGWVAATNDFGIESGTLFAIQFFWQFPHFWAIGWFLYDDYKKGGFFMLPTRKKDKGTAVQTIVYTVWTVLASLIPAFGFTGKLYLTPISAIIVGLLGLGLLYFALQLFKKMTTQAAKTLMIASVSYITLLQIVYVLDKFIR, encoded by the coding sequence GAGTACAACAGCCACATCTACAGTACAACATAGCATAATTTCAGATTTTAAAGAAATTACCAAAATGCGCTTGGCATTAAGTGTCGTGTTTTCTTCGCTTGCTGGTTACTTATTAGGTGTAGATACGGTAGATTATAAAACCCTTATTCTATTAGCCTTTGGAGGTTATTTTATGGTTGGTGCATCTAATGCGTTCAATCAAATTATAGAGAAAGATCTAGATGCTTTAATGGATAGAACCAAAGACAGGCCAGTTGCTGCAGGACGTATGTCTGTAAATACGGCCTTTGCCATTGCTTCTATTTTTACCGTTTTAGGAATCGTTATTTTATATATAATAAATCCGCAAACAGCCATGTTTGGAGCGATTTCTATATTTTTATATGCTTGTGTGTATACACCATTAAAAACAAAAACACCATTATCTGTGTTTGTAGGTGCTATTCCAGGAGCAATTCCATTTATGTTAGGTTGGGTTGCTGCTACTAATGATTTTGGTATCGAATCAGGGACCTTATTTGCTATACAGTTTTTCTGGCAATTCCCTCATTTCTGGGCTATTGGCTGGTTTTTATACGACGATTATAAAAAGGGAGGTTTCTTTATGTTACCTACTAGAAAAAAAGATAAAGGTACAGCAGTACAAACTATTGTATATACGGTATGGACGGTTTTAGCTTCGCTAATTCCAGCATTTGGTTTTACAGGAAAATTATACCTAACCCCAATTTCGGCAATTATTGTTGGACTTTTAGGTTTAGGATTGCTTTATTTTGCTTTACAATTATTTAAAAAAATGACAACACAAGCAGCAAAAACATTAATGATTGCTAGTGTTTCTTATATTACATTGCTACAAATAGTATATGTATTAGATAAATTTATACGTTAA
- a CDS encoding heme-copper oxidase subunit III, whose amino-acid sequence MDLTQGTLQEKHGRAKKMMLWFGIISLVMSFAGWTSAFVVSSARPDWLKDFVLPNAFIVSTIVIILSSITFILAKRALKNNNRQQTTIWLLTTLVLGVVFIINQFQGFQQIIDLGYNFTGPTSNVTMSYIYLIAMVHILHVIVGLFCLLVVIYNHFKQKYNAANMLGFELAATFWHFIDILWVYLFLFLYFVR is encoded by the coding sequence ATGGATTTAACTCAAGGTACTTTACAAGAAAAACATGGCAGAGCAAAAAAGATGATGCTTTGGTTTGGTATAATTTCATTAGTGATGTCTTTTGCAGGATGGACAAGTGCTTTTGTAGTAAGTAGTGCTAGACCAGATTGGTTAAAAGATTTTGTATTACCTAATGCTTTTATAGTTAGTACCATTGTAATTATACTAAGTAGCATCACATTTATTTTAGCAAAACGTGCTTTAAAAAACAATAACAGACAACAAACTACTATATGGTTATTAACCACTTTAGTTTTAGGTGTTGTTTTCATAATTAATCAATTTCAAGGCTTTCAGCAAATCATAGATTTAGGGTATAACTTCACTGGTCCAACTAGTAATGTAACCATGTCTTATATCTATTTAATCGCAATGGTGCATATTTTGCACGTTATTGTTGGCTTGTTTTGCTTGTTGGTGGTAATTTATAATCATTTTAAACAAAAGTATAATGCTGCAAATATGCTAGGCTTCGAGCTAGCTGCAACCTTTTGGCATTTTATTGATATACTTTGGGTATATCTCTTTTTGTTTTTATATTTCGTGAGATAA
- a CDS encoding cytochrome c oxidase subunit 3, whose amino-acid sequence MNTTVATGTEGKTWGGGNKPLTASYGKMMMWFFIVSDALTFSAFLAAYGFSRFKFIDSWPIADEVFTHFPFLHGVEAPMYYVAFMTFVLIMSSVTMVLAVDAGHHMNKAKVTIYMFLTVIGGIIFVGSQAWEWNTFIKGEFGAVQTKGGNILQFVDAEGHRVAVADFAKVETGTRTQHESKNGLWFVDEGALPTYTMAEINNGLAAHPDVLVRTQIINAEGEKTVLSREESIKQLKENGRLFVQGANLHVNEYGSPLFADFFFFITGFHGFHVFSGVVLNIIIFFNVILGTYERRKSYEMVEKVGLYWHFVDLVWVFVFTFFYLV is encoded by the coding sequence ATGAATACTACAGTAGCTACTGGAACAGAAGGTAAAACTTGGGGTGGAGGGAATAAACCTCTAACAGCAAGTTATGGAAAGATGATGATGTGGTTTTTCATCGTTTCCGATGCATTAACCTTCTCAGCGTTTTTAGCAGCCTATGGCTTCTCAAGATTTAAATTTATTGATTCTTGGCCAATTGCCGATGAAGTGTTTACTCACTTTCCTTTCTTACATGGTGTAGAAGCACCAATGTATTATGTTGCATTTATGACATTTGTACTTATTATGTCGTCTGTAACCATGGTACTTGCCGTAGATGCAGGTCACCATATGAATAAAGCAAAAGTTACTATTTACATGTTTTTAACTGTAATTGGTGGTATTATATTCGTTGGTTCTCAAGCTTGGGAATGGAATACTTTTATTAAAGGGGAGTTTGGAGCGGTACAAACTAAAGGTGGAAACATTTTACAGTTTGTGGATGCAGAAGGACACCGTGTTGCTGTAGCAGATTTCGCAAAAGTGGAAACAGGAACAAGAACACAACACGAAAGCAAAAACGGTTTATGGTTTGTAGATGAAGGTGCTTTACCAACATATACAATGGCGGAAATAAATAATGGTTTAGCTGCACATCCAGATGTGTTAGTAAGAACTCAAATTATTAACGCAGAAGGTGAAAAGACGGTCTTATCTAGAGAAGAGTCTATTAAACAACTAAAAGAAAATGGAAGATTATTTGTGCAAGGAGCAAACCTTCATGTAAATGAATACGGTTCTCCATTGTTTGCGGACTTCTTTTTCTTTATCACAGGTTTTCACGGTTTTCACGTATTTTCTGGGGTGGTACTTAATATCATTATATTCTTTAATGTTATTTTAGGAACTTATGAAAGACGTAAAAGCTACGAAATGGTTGAGAAAGTTGGTCTTTACTGGCACTTTGTAGATTTAGTTTGGGTATTTGTATTTACTTTCTTCTACCTAGTTTAA
- a CDS encoding cytochrome C oxidase subunit IV family protein — MAHEHKLEIFRGLVKFKSNTAKIWGVLAFLTFVTIIEVALGIAKPEALMGKFLGMKILNWIFIILTIVKAYYITWDFMHMRDEVKALRRMVVWTAVFLILYLVFILLQEGGYIESVYASGFIKNDF, encoded by the coding sequence ATGGCACACGAACATAAATTAGAAATATTTAGAGGTTTAGTTAAATTTAAATCCAATACAGCAAAAATCTGGGGTGTTTTAGCATTCTTAACTTTTGTTACAATAATTGAAGTAGCATTGGGTATTGCTAAACCAGAAGCTTTAATGGGTAAGTTTTTAGGGATGAAAATCTTAAACTGGATATTTATCATCTTAACCATTGTAAAAGCATATTACATTACTTGGGATTTCATGCACATGCGTGATGAAGTAAAAGCTTTAAGACGTATGGTAGTATGGACAGCAGTGTTCTTAATATTATACCTTGTATTTATTCTTTTACAAGAAGGAGGTTATATAGAATCTGTATATGCTTCAGGTTTTATTAAAAATGATTTTTAA